In Siniperca chuatsi isolate FFG_IHB_CAS linkage group LG20, ASM2008510v1, whole genome shotgun sequence, the following proteins share a genomic window:
- the syt15 gene encoding synaptotagmin-15 isoform X2 — protein MGKDTNQVLLLAVGLSVGLLLLLLLGLMVYYLWRKKKVQSQYEELLSTVPSVPACSAPVLLVSQGSWATPSEIPFTLPPRFMTQNHTDLKNEEEMKMEEIKMEARRDILAHRGSLSVSRWYPVGTVLAGLYSVPPLNEVVAPPPGMATRLCFSVEYRHSCEQLMVSLLRLGNLPPRFHGNVTLVELRLLPHDRRPRQAKARGTGPDPEFNDCFVFQVTGVCVPQSTLSVCVLSVEHDGKRHAVGRVLFPLEGELGQAGRVLWRDLETEDDTQCSELGDVQISLSYSPTLQCLSVVVLKARGLQLLTDTGVCVQVSLQIHTQVAKIKRSCVLKGDSDPCFNHRMTFKLRSQHLDEACLRFELQQPNYVRSEPPALLGVLVLGPFMYARGLQLQHWMDMVNTPQEPVKLWHGLARAT, from the exons ATGGGCAAGGACACAA ACCAGGTGTTACTATTGGCTGTTGGTCTGTCTGTGGGTctcctgttgctgctgctgctgggtctGATGGTGTACTAtctgtggaggaagaagaaggttCAGAGTCAATACGAGGAGTTGCTCTCTACGGTGCCTTCAGTACCAGCATGCTCTGCTCCGGTGCTCCTGGTGTCTCAGGGCTCCTGGGCAAC GCCCAGTGAGATCCCTTTCACATTGCCTCCTCGCTTCATGACACAAAACCACACTGACCTGAAAaatgaggaggagatgaagatgGAGGAGATAAAGATGGAGGCCCGGAGGGACATACTGGCCCATCGTGGGTCACTCTCAGTAAGCA GATGGTACCCAGTGGGGACGGTGCTGGCTGGTCTCTACTCTGTTCCTCCTCTGAACGAGGTGGTGGCCCCTCCTCCTGGCATGGCCACCCGTCTCTGCTTCTCTGTGGAGTATCGACACAGCTGCGAGCAGCTCATGGTCTCCTTGCTCCGCCTCGGCAACCTCCCTCCCCGTTTCCACGGCAACGTCACACTGGTGGAGCTCCGGCTTCTCCCTCATGACCGACGGCCCCGCCAGGCCAAGGCCCGGGGAACGGGGCCCGACCCTGAGTTCAACGACTGCTTTGTTTTCCAG gtgacaggagtgtgtgtgcctCAGAGCACCTTGAGCgtgtgtgtgctgagtgtgGAGCATGACGGCAAGCGCCACGCGGTGGGCAGGGTGCTGTTTCCTCTGGAGGGCGAGCTCGGTCAGGCTGGCAGGGTGCTCTGGAGGGACCTGGAGACAGAGGACGACACACAG TGTTCAGAGTTGGGTGATGTGCAGATATCTCTCAGCTACAGTCCAACTCTGCAGTGCCTCTCTGTGGTGGTTCTGAAGGCTCGAGGCCTACAGCTGCTCACAGACACAG gtgtgtgtgtacaggtgagCTTACAGATACACACTCAGGTGGCAAAGATCAAGCGCAGCTGTGTGTTGAAAGGTGACAGCGACCCCTGTTTCAACCACAGGATGACCTTTAAACTCCGCTCGCAGCACCTGGACGAGGCCTGTCTGAGATTCGAGCTGCAGCAGCCAAACTACGTCCGCTCAG AGCCTCCAGCCCTGCTGGGAGTGCTGGTGCTGGGACCCTTCATGTACGCCAGGGgcctgcagctgcagcactgGATGGACATGGTCAACACACCACAGGAGCCGGTCAAACTGTGGCATGGACTGGCCAGAGCCACTTAA
- the LOC122867255 gene encoding uncharacterized protein LOC122867255 — MARPRRPASESYQPVCYSGSQSVSFSSEAGIVGLEDEDDRAPIYSLSKSSIDVVVPMGPPHKQDLRRSSSTNTHSEQNSMTFQQLHPHMWQHINANGHQLSLTAQNMDVHSPPPLSERWITNMQRWSRCSGSTHSRSSTPETVVWKDGTSHPSSQDTTYSAVPDSPMSKPTTSSTTPSPFISPLQTPTLPPLDLLTSSSSQLTLRTHQQKDLLVSLPIPSPLLSPLQANSSSPLPSNSPDLHQLTRTEDEGFLENNLLFFTFPSPIPSSVSLAGGGVSSDPGCLADDEIEKLQSPGGTQLSEGGGVRSPVQMFNYLTPNSPAEGQESGRGASVCHLELPWQPGQSCLTGRGWRSPLVTSLSDSQLGDCCRCNLNTREDTTKAPKVEMFRDEGTMTSRLELVDAAVQTISPIGSLWGLRRNISTSNMDSHSILGSPPGSRLNLKSSVGSNSNLVSPSSSMFPVSSREEEERQGDDLTWDSASFDLERRRSCLKIHGEERDEHGRRSSMKQVQWDEDGMTWDVFGASVDPEALTTAIQKHLELQNSPQPARRTSKMRKPPKPLISNVVKAMAPELNLPVMNITSTCMVKGENEGTPEADAGREVEEEEGGKKEETVEAACRISRTEGDNAKEEEEVCREEGTSHTKSPSRGSAHSRKKSVIRSLRRPGWCGGSRNADD, encoded by the coding sequence ATGGCGAGACCAAGGCGCCCTGCATCTGAGAGCTACCAGCCAGTCTGTTATTCAGGCAGTCAGTCGGTCTCTTTCTCCAGTGAAGCTGGGATTGTGGGActggaggatgaggatgatCGTGCGCCCATTTACTCCCTCTCTAAGAGCTCCATAGATGTGGTCGTGCCGATGGGGCCGCCGCATAAGCAGGACCTGAGACGCAGCTCcagcaccaacacacactctgagCAGAACTCAATGACATTCCAGCAGCTGCACCCTCACATGTGGCAGCACATCAACGCCAATGGCCACCAGTTGTCACTCACAGCCCAAAACATGGATGTGCACAGCCCTCCTCCCCTCAGCGAGCGCTGGATTACCAACATGCAGCGCTGGAGCAGGTGTAGCGGCAGCACACACAGCCGCAGCAGCACTCCAGAGACAGTTGTATGGAAAGATGGGACCTCACACCCCTCGAGCCAGGACACCACTTACTCTGCTGTGCCGGACTCTCCCATGTCCAAACCAACCACTTCATCAACCACACCCTCTCCCTTCATCTCCCCCCTGCAGACACCAACTTTACCACCTCTAGATCTtttaacttcttcttcttcacaaCTAACGCTGAGAACACATCAGCAGAAAGACTTACTTGTGTCCTTGCCCATACCCTCTCCACTGCTGTCACCCCTGCAGGCTAACAGCTCCTCACCCTTGCCATCCAACTCCCCCGATCTCCACCAGCTCACCCGCACAGAGGATGAGGGCTTCCTGGAGAATAACTTGCTTTTTTTTACATTCCCTTCCCCGATCCCGTCTTCTGTTAGCTTAGCGGGAGGAGGTGTGTCATCAGATCCTGGATGCCTTGCTGATGACGAGATAGAAAAGCTGCAGAGTCCTGGAGGCACGCAGTTATCAGAAGGTGGAGGAGTGAGAAGCCCAGTGCAAATGTTTAACTACCTGACACCTAATTCTCCAGCAGAGGGACAGGAATCAGGAAGAGGAGCCTCAGTTTGCCATCTTGAGCTGCCATGGCAGCCGGGGCAAAGCTGTCTGACAGGCCGAGGTTGGAGGTCACCCCTGGTTACTTCCTTGAGTGACTCGCAATTGGGTGACTGCTGCAGGTGCAACTTGAACACCAGAGAGGACACCACAAAGGCTCCAAAGGTTGAGATGTTCAGGGATGAAGGTACAATGACTTCACGACTGGAACTGGTAGACGCAGCGGTGCAGACAATCTCTCCTATCGGCTCCTTGTGGGGCCTCAGGAGGAACATCTCCACCTCCAACATGGACTCCCACTCCATCTTGGGCTCGCCACCTGGATCTAGACTGAACCTGAAGTCCTCAGTGGGGTCGAACTCCAATCTGGTGTCCCCGTCCTCCAGCATGTTCCCagtgagcagcagagaggaggaggagagacaaggAGACGACCTGACATGGGACTCTGCCTCCTTCGatctggagaggaggaggtcgTGTCTGAAGATCCATGGGGAGGAGAGGGACGAGCATGGGAGGAGAAGCAGCATGAAGCAGGTGCAGTGGGACGAGGATGGAATGACATGGGATGTTTTCGGAGCATCTGTGGACCCGGAGGCACTGACCACAGCCATACAGAAGCATCTGGAGCTTCAGAACAGCCCCCAACCAGCAAGACGTACCTCGAAGATGAGGAAACCCCCCAAACCTCTCATATCGAACGTGGTAAAGGCCATGGCCCCAGAACTTAATCTGCCTGTGATGAATATTACGTCGACTTGTATGGTGAAGGGTGAGAATGAGGGGACACCAGAGGCAGACGCAGGGAGGGAggtggaagaggaagaaggaggcaAAAAGGAGGAAACGGTAGAAGCTGCATGTAGAATAAGCAGAACAGAGGGAGATAAtgcaaaggaggaggaggaggtgtgcaGAGAGGAAGGCACCAGCCATACTAAGTCACCCTCACGTGGGAGTGCACACAGCCGCAAGAAGAGTGTGATCAGGTCACTGAGGAGGCCTGGGTGGTGTGGAGGCTCCAGGAATGCAGATGACTGA
- the timm23a gene encoding mitochondrial import inner membrane translocase subunit Tim23, with translation MDNNSQGSGGAKAGLGGLFGGGEYSNTELAGVPLTGMSPLSPYLNVDPRYLIQDTDEFILPTGANKTRGRFELAFFTIGGSCMTGAAFGAVNGLRMGLKETSDMAWSKPRNVQIINMVTRQGASWANSLGSVALLYSAFGVAIEKARGAEDDINTMAAGTLTGMLFKSGSGLKGVARGGLAGLALSGAYALYNNWDHITGTSSSSRLY, from the exons aTGGACAACAACTCTCAAGGATCGGGAGGAGCCAAAGCAGGTCTCGGGGGTCTCTTTGGAGGCGGTGAATACTCCAACACAGAGCTCGCCGGTGTCCCCT TGACTGGAATGAGTCCCTTGTCCCCTTACCTCAATGTCGACCCTCGTTACCTGATTCAG GACACAGATGAGTTCATCCTACCCACAGGCGCCAATAAAACAAGAGGACGGTTTGAACTGGCTTTCTTTACCATTGGAGGATCCTGCATGACTG GAGCAGCATTTGGTGCTGTAAATGGTCTCAGGATGGGCCTGAAGGAGACTAGTGACATGGCATGGTCCAAACCTCGTAATGTACA GATTATCAACATGGTGACCAGACAGGGTGCTTCATGGGCCAATTCTCTGGGCTCTGTTG CCCTGTTATATAGTGCTTTTGGTGTGGCGATAGAGAAGGCTAGAGGAGCAGAAGATGACATCAACACAATGGCTGCTGGCACGCTAACTGGGATGCTCTTTAAATCAGGCA GTGGCCTAAAGGGTGTAGCCCGAGGAGGTCTGGCTGGTTTAGCCTTGTCTGGTGCCTACGCTCTCTACAACAACTGGGACCACATCACCGGCACCTCATCATCATCCAGGCTGTACTGA
- the zgc:112285 gene encoding elastase-1 produces MAVPGPPLLLLLSQLLPLLLSKASLPAAAYTLTPGRQPQHKLLLLDWPKDCGMAHFKPNMAERIVSGNEARPHSWPWQVSLQVRPRGSKHYIHVCGGTLIHKNWVLTAAHCFQKGKAEDAGSWRIVLGKHQLKRSEKAERVFPVKRIYRHENFRYPAHSELDYDIALVKAATDIIPSNFIRYACLPRKQTSLNPGHYCWVTGWGDTRGGKENVSLAEALNQARLPIIDFKTCRQKKFWGDRVRDSMICAGFRDKEDPPAACQGDSGGPLLCQLGQDRWEVHGVVSFGPIGCTVENKPSVFTRTAAYIPWIEATRIRDFFLH; encoded by the exons ATGGCTGTACCAGgacctcctctgctcctccttctATCTcagctgctgccgctgctgttGAGCAAGGCATCCCTGCCTGCAGCTGCATACACACTCACCCCCGGACGACAGCCACAGCACAAGCTCCTCCTCCTGG ACTGGCCTAAAGACTGTGGTATGGCTCACTTCAAGCCCAACATGGCTGAGAGGATTGTGTCTGGGAACGAAGCCAGACCTCACTCCTGGCCTTGGCAGGTCTCTCTGCAG GTTCGTCCCAGGGGAAGTAAACATTACATTCATGTCTGTGGAGGAACTCTCATCCACAAGAACTGGGTCCTTACTGCTGCTCACTGCTTCCAAAA GGGTAAAGCTGAGGATGCTGGGAGTTGGAGGATTGTCCTGGGGAAGCACCAGCTGAAGCGCTCAGAGAAGGCAGAGAGGGTTTTCCCCGTGAAGAGAATCTACCGGCACGAGAACTTCCGTTACCCCGCTCACAGCGAGCTGGACTACGACATCGCCCTGGTGAAGGCTGCCACAGACATCATCCCTTCAAACTTCATCCGCTACGCCTGCCTGCCGCGCAAGCAGACCAGCCTCAACCCGGGACACTACTGCTGGGTCACAGGCTGGGGAGACACCCGAG GTGGGAAAGAGAATGTGTCTCTGGCAGAAGCCCTGAATCAAGCCCGTCTTCCCATCATTGACTTCAAGACCTGCAGGCAGAAGAAATTCTGGGGTGATCGTGTCCGAGACTCCATGATCTGTGCTGGCTTCAGGGACAAAGAGGACCCACCTGCTGCATGCCAG GGTGACTCTGGTGGTCCTCTGCTGTGCCAGCTGGGACAGGACCGCTGGGAGGTGCACGGTGTGGTGAGCTTTGGCCCTATTGGCTGCACCGTGGAGAACAAACCCAGCGTTTTCACCCGCACTGCTGCCTACATCCCCTGGATTGAGGCAACACGCATCAGAGACTTCTTCCTGCACTAA
- the syt15 gene encoding synaptotagmin-15 isoform X1 yields the protein MGKDTNQVLLLAVGLSVGLLLLLLLGLMVYYLWRKKKVQSQYEELLSTVPSVPACSAPVLLVSQGSWATPSEIPFTLPPRFMTQNHTDLKNEEEMKMEEIKMEARRDILAHRGSLSVSRWYPVGTVLAGLYSVPPLNEVVAPPPGMATRLCFSVEYRHSCEQLMVSLLRLGNLPPRFHGNVTLVELRLLPHDRRPRQAKARGTGPDPEFNDCFVFQVTGVCVPQSTLSVCVLSVEHDGKRHAVGRVLFPLEGELGQAGRVLWRDLETEDDTQVRTETHRTFACAQSMNAHNHSVISNLSQCSELGDVQISLSYSPTLQCLSVVVLKARGLQLLTDTGVCVQVSLQIHTQVAKIKRSCVLKGDSDPCFNHRMTFKLRSQHLDEACLRFELQQPNYVRSEPPALLGVLVLGPFMYARGLQLQHWMDMVNTPQEPVKLWHGLARAT from the exons ATGGGCAAGGACACAA ACCAGGTGTTACTATTGGCTGTTGGTCTGTCTGTGGGTctcctgttgctgctgctgctgggtctGATGGTGTACTAtctgtggaggaagaagaaggttCAGAGTCAATACGAGGAGTTGCTCTCTACGGTGCCTTCAGTACCAGCATGCTCTGCTCCGGTGCTCCTGGTGTCTCAGGGCTCCTGGGCAAC GCCCAGTGAGATCCCTTTCACATTGCCTCCTCGCTTCATGACACAAAACCACACTGACCTGAAAaatgaggaggagatgaagatgGAGGAGATAAAGATGGAGGCCCGGAGGGACATACTGGCCCATCGTGGGTCACTCTCAGTAAGCA GATGGTACCCAGTGGGGACGGTGCTGGCTGGTCTCTACTCTGTTCCTCCTCTGAACGAGGTGGTGGCCCCTCCTCCTGGCATGGCCACCCGTCTCTGCTTCTCTGTGGAGTATCGACACAGCTGCGAGCAGCTCATGGTCTCCTTGCTCCGCCTCGGCAACCTCCCTCCCCGTTTCCACGGCAACGTCACACTGGTGGAGCTCCGGCTTCTCCCTCATGACCGACGGCCCCGCCAGGCCAAGGCCCGGGGAACGGGGCCCGACCCTGAGTTCAACGACTGCTTTGTTTTCCAG gtgacaggagtgtgtgtgcctCAGAGCACCTTGAGCgtgtgtgtgctgagtgtgGAGCATGACGGCAAGCGCCACGCGGTGGGCAGGGTGCTGTTTCCTCTGGAGGGCGAGCTCGGTCAGGCTGGCAGGGTGCTCTGGAGGGACCTGGAGACAGAGGACGACACACAGGTacgcacagagacacacaggacGTTTGCATGTGCACAAAGCATGAACGCTCATAATCATTCTGTCATCTCTAATCTCTCTCAGTGTTCAGAGTTGGGTGATGTGCAGATATCTCTCAGCTACAGTCCAACTCTGCAGTGCCTCTCTGTGGTGGTTCTGAAGGCTCGAGGCCTACAGCTGCTCACAGACACAG gtgtgtgtgtacaggtgagCTTACAGATACACACTCAGGTGGCAAAGATCAAGCGCAGCTGTGTGTTGAAAGGTGACAGCGACCCCTGTTTCAACCACAGGATGACCTTTAAACTCCGCTCGCAGCACCTGGACGAGGCCTGTCTGAGATTCGAGCTGCAGCAGCCAAACTACGTCCGCTCAG AGCCTCCAGCCCTGCTGGGAGTGCTGGTGCTGGGACCCTTCATGTACGCCAGGGgcctgcagctgcagcactgGATGGACATGGTCAACACACCACAGGAGCCGGTCAAACTGTGGCATGGACTGGCCAGAGCCACTTAA